Part of the Micropterus dolomieu isolate WLL.071019.BEF.003 ecotype Adirondacks unplaced genomic scaffold, ASM2129224v1 contig_8836, whole genome shotgun sequence genome is shown below.
cctcttttgggggggTCGAAGTCTTAATTAGGGGGGTCAAACCCCCAATCCCCCACCATAATTCAAACCATGTGTAGGTGGATACAATTCAGTCCTTGTTCTGTGTAGAAAGTTTTCCAAAGGTCTAACAAAGCTAATAtaaggcttcagcagtctgtgtTAGACAAATCAGGTATCttctaaagtttttttttagtatGATATTCCCTATTTGTGTTATTATCACCACCCTCACCACTGCTCAGCAAGATAACACTGTCCCGTAAAACCCAGTTGTTTTGTTTAACGTAGACAGATAGAGCCTCACTGAACTTAAATATTAAACtttaaaattcattttaaaacaaggacTGCAGATTTTGTCCCCCAATCTCTTACATTAAATTGGTATTAAGAGGGGGATCTCTTCACATCCAATATGGACAGGGGTAACAATTATGGCGAACAAATTGTTtcagtgtacatacagtatcatAATGTGAGTGTTGTTTTAAGATGTGAACCTTTTAATGGTTGTGATATGATCGAGTGGCCTGTATAACCCAACCTCTTATCATCCATGTCACTAATTGACATTATTAATAAAGGGAAATTTTTATCTTTAGGCTCGGGATATTTCATGCACTTTAACACTAGCGCCGCCAACACTGGGGATACAGCTCTGCTGGAGAGCAGGCTCCTTTACCCTAAAAGAGGATACCAGTGTCTGCAGTTCTTCTACTACAACAGCGCCGGTCCCCGCGACACACTGAGGATCCATGTCAGAGAGTATGACAAAGCTAACCCCAATGGAAAACTGCGCCTTATAAAGATCATAGATGGTGACTATTACCAAATTCTATGATTGCTTAAAATCTACTGTAACAATTTTGCTTGTGAAATACGGCCATTGTGCTCTTGGTGTTTTAtagattgcatttttttttttacctcgtGCTGTAACAGGATCCCCTCAGGAGCTGTGGCAACTGCACCACGTGAGTCTAGACGTAAAAACAAAATTCCGGGTTGTTTTTCAAGGGACCAAGGAGGGTTCTGGGCCCTCCACAGGGGGACTGTCACTGGATGACATCAACCTTTCTGAGACAAGCTGCCCAGAGTTTATATGGCGTGTGAAAAACTTCAGTCACGTCATGGAAAACACCCCAACAAACACAGCTATTTTCAGTCCCCCATTCACCTCTAAAGAGGGTTACACCTTCCAAATGGAGCTGTACCCCAGCGGTAAGGCAGGTTACCCTGGTGAGCTCTCAGCCTATGCTCATCTGGTGGCTCGTGAAGGGGACACAGGGCAGAAATGGCCATGTCCCTGGAAACAGATAACCATGATGCTGATGGACCAACACCCACACATCCAAAAGCAAATGTCCAACCAGCGCAGTGTCACCACTGACCCCAACATGAAGGCAACAGGTACTTTCAGTGTATTTTCAAATCTATGCTactttacacaaaacaaatcatGAAAGTGCTGTTTTGCTGTAATACTATATTTATACAACCTTTAAACAGACTCTGACATGTATTTCTGGGACGACCCTCGCAAGGTGGGCATTGAGGTCACAGATACAGATGGGTCCAAGTATTTCCGAGGACCTGGTGCCGGCACTCCAACGTATCTCACCCACCTCAGAGCCAAGAGCAGGGATTTTATCAAGGGAGGAGACGCCATCTTTCTCCTCACCATGGAGGGTAAAAGCTCCAGATTACAGAATGAACTTCACAAAtttcaacataaaaacataatgtgtGTCCAAAGATATCAAACATATAAGATACTGGTTATCATTTTTTGTGAAGCCACATCCATCTTACATCATAGATATCGATTACTAGTATGCAACATACTAATCTCTGCCACCCGTGCAAACAGCACGTGTGAAATGCATACCAGTGATGCATGGTTACATCCATGATTCATATACCCACTATGCTGAAAAAATCTACAGTCAATCACACGATTGACTGTAGATTTTAGATGTAGATCCATTCATTGCCTTTCATTTCATCATTCATGTTTATTGATGCTACTCCACTTGGATCCAACTAACCACTTTCTCACTTGCTATCCCTCTTCAGATGTGTCTAATCTGACAGTGACCCAGCCTCTGCCTTCCTCAACCCCGTCAACCACCACCCCACGACCTGTCACCACTGCTTCCTCTGATGTCTGCCTCAAAGTGCAGTGTCTGAATGATGGAGTCTGCGTGGAGAACAATGGAAAGGGTGTTTGCAGGTGTGCTTTTTGACTGAGCTCACAAAACTGCACATTTAACAATCCTGtctgactttttaaaatcaaattttaaaatcaaattaaaaaattaaattgttCTAATTTACATTATTCCTATGTGATTTTGTTATTAACATTTGGGAAATGAACTGCTGGCAGCCAGTTAaccagttagcttagtttacCAAGTAAcactttaacatttaataaatagtTTATAACACGCTATAATGTGGTTGTAAGCAGATATAAGGTCTTGTTAGATAGAAGTGTTGAAAACACTGCACATTAACAAACACCAATGTTATTTAATCTGTCTATCACTATTATGTGATATGaacaatgtattttgtttatgtaCTGTAATAAATAGTGGGGTTAAAGTGAAGTGTCacagtttagcataaagactggaaacagccaggccaaaggtaacaaaatcatcCTCCCAGCATCTCTAGAGCTcgctaattaacatgttttatcttgtttgtttataatgtacaaaacaaaacacacaatgtgaaaaaggttttactgtgtgtgcagCTATTTCTTGACTGGGCAAAGTAACTTtctgttacctttggacagagtcaaCTCTAAGCAAGAAAGTGAGCCTAAGtcccaaaatgtcgaactattcctttaagagcCTTCTGGGATTAAATATGTGAATGTTTGGTTTTGCTAGTGGGTTTCAAATATTTGATCCTCAAAAACAGCACCTCACCTACATGAAACCTCATAAAAGCTAGTATATCAGTTCAGTAGTGAACCGTTTTCCATCTCATCTTCACCCATTAGATTTAGTTCTTCTCATATTTACCTTCCACCAATTTTCCTTCACCTTCTATACAGCTCTGTATGAACACTGGGAATGTCTTCAAGTCTGACTTTACTCTCCTCAtccttctcctctgctctccagGTGTGTGGTGGGTGATGACTGGTGGTACTATGGGGACCGCTGTCAGCACAAGGGCTCCATCATGGATAAAACCACCCTTGCACTTGCCTCTTCTCTGTCTGTGCTGGCGGTAATGCTAGTGGTTACAGCAGTCAGTCTCATCTGTGTGAAGAAGAAGTACAAGAAACGCGGAAATGACAGCAGTGTCTTCATGGCAAACATGAGTGCCAATGAGAAACTGTAGTGAGAGACTCTGAAGTTTCCAATGACAAAAACGTGAATACtaacaaacaaatcaacatttttaattaaatgttcttGTGACTATATCTACATTTGGATTTCTAGATTTAATGCCAAATGTCAAGCCATGTATACCATAGACCAGAACATTATGAGATTGCCCCCTTCTGGTCATTCAATGTAAAAACACTAGCAAACtaaatattattgtaaataaattattttgagaTTCTGGAGTCTCTAATATAAACGTTTTAATatcaaacatattttataattaaagaaATCCCAGACAGCATGACTTATATtcacaaatttaaaatttattatAACAAAGACAGGAACATCTGTGTTGTCTCTTTTCCATGTGgatatatttgtttgtattaCTGAACTTGACACAGTCATGCCGGTGATAACGGTTACTGTAggagggaggtgtgtgtgtgtgtgtgtgtgtgcaaagaacTGTCGTTAGTGTCCATTAAGTACAGTGATGACTACAAGACATCACAATCAATCAAAGTGGAGCAAACCATTGCAACTTTCTTTGTGTCGTTATATGGAATGTTGGGTTTTCTGACCTGCAATTGCacatatacgtgtgtgtgtgtgtgtaatttgtgGGTCTACATTGTAAGGTAAGGAAGAGGGGCATGGGGTGACACCTCCATAACAGCAAACTCTTGGTGAATCACACATCCTCCCCACCACTAAAACCTTCACCGACATACAGGTATGTAGTTCCTTTAAAAAGCATCAGTATACAACATTTCTCTTATTTACAATCATTGGAGAAAAAAATCACCATTTCTCTCAGAGAAGATTAGTAAAAGTGACTGAGTCACCATAAAGAGTATGCAACTCCTAGGAGTTAGTATTCAAATTTCTACAAAAAATTTCTATGCCATTTTACAGGCCAAGAGCCATGATTTACTGaagaaatacagtattttaagtGCCCTATCTACAACAGTTAAGTGTGGTATTACTGGCGTACCATTCGACATACTTCACTGATAATAAAAAGattatgtgtctgtttttaaaaagttctTTCAGCAACTTCACTGCTTTCACATTAAAAGATATTGTAGGTtcttacaaaacaaacaaacaaacaaaccatgGATTCGTCATCCATATTAACAAGTGTTGTGGCGAGCTAATGCTATTGCAAAGAGACTAGTGTTGATTACGTACTCAGCTGGTGGTCTAATGTAAAAACAACGTTCCACAGTCTGTGAGAAGTGCACAAACATGGACACAGGAGTGTGTCCACGGGTTTTTCAAGAGGGTTGAATATCATTAAAGGGCTCATTTGCTTGTTTCACTCGAGTTGCTTGGGTAAAAATGGGTGGAGCAGGTTACAGTGCATGGTTCAATGATGAGGCTGTGTAGAGCAAGAAAGGCTGTTTAGAAAAAGTATGATTAAACTCTTTCATGTGCATTGTACAGCCACTTGAGGAAACTCATTTGTTTGTGTCAATATATGGAAAATCAAGGGTGATTAGGTTGATGGTAGGCTTTTGTGCAAGCTGCAGCTGGTAGGGAGATGAGGCTGTAAGTTGACGGTGTTGCTGTTCAGAGAGGGGTGTCGTAGTAGTCCGTTGGCTGATCGGTCCCAGGCGGTTTCTGCTGTTTCTGCTGATGCTGCTTCATGatttccttcacctcctcctccagctcaggCGGGATGATGAACTGGTCATCTGGGTCAGGCTGGGCCGGAGCTGTGAAATAACCCCCGGACTTCTTAGAGGGAGCGTCAGCAGCCACCTCAATGAGATTGTGACTCTTTTCCTGGCGTGCCACCGACCCATTAACCCTCCTCTTGCCTGCCATCTTCCCTCCATCCCCACCTCCTACTCCGACTCCCTGCCACGACTCTTCTCTCTCCAGCCCGTTCTCAGCCTCACCGAGGCTCATTTCTTCCTCCAGGGGCTCTGGCGTGCATGGcggtggaggaggtgggggaagAGTCAGCAAGGCGCGCTCCTGGCTGGAGGACGAGGGTAATGACGTTTGaggtgatgaggaggaggaggaggaggtggaggacgGGGGGGAGGACTCTGCTTTGAGGCAGTGGACATCAGCCTCAACTTCCACACGGCTCCCATTAGAGAAAACACCAGCAATGGGCTCCTCGTCCTCGCTGTCCAGCCCATTGTCAGACAGGGCGCTGGAAAAGGTGGCGCTGGACAGTTGCCTCTGGAAGGACCCTGCTAAGCAGGCGGGATGGAGGGCACAGCAGCTGCGGGCAGAGGGCAGCTCTGAACCTGGGAACAGGTACTGGCAGGGCTGGGTGGTTGTGTGGGCCTGCTGGTGCTGTAGGGACAACGAGTGCGCTTGATGGTGCAGGTGAAGGTGAGGATGGTGGGGCTGCTCGTGTAGCAGCACCAAGGAGCTCTGCGGTGGCTCATCAGACGAGGCCGTGGAGCCCACCTCGCTGCTCATCTCGCTGGTACTGATCTCACTGCTGATTTCACTGCAGGAGGAAGGCGGCACGGGGAGGGAGCCATCTGATGGTCGCTCCTTGATGGCAGAGGATGACGGGGGATAGGAGCCCAAGCCAGGGCTAGGAGGTGGCTGGGGAGGCTCagaacagcagcaggagcagcagtcTTCACTCACACTGAGCTGGACCACAACAGCGCTGAGGCTGTCTGTGCAGCCGTAGCCCTGCGCCAGCGTGCACAGCTTCTTAGCAGCAGCCAGGCCATCGGGGACGTTTCGAACAGCCTCCACAGCCTCGGTGTGAGACACAGCATCCCAAAGGCCCCGGCTTCCCAGAATGAAGAACTCATCCTGGGGGGTCAGTGTGACTGTCTGCACATAGGGACAAGGGATGACTGATGGGTAAAGGAAGGAGTAGCCCATGATTCGTGTAGAATCGGTCACGCCATTCACCTTGTTGTCCTGTGGAAAAGAGTATAAACATCAACAGAGCCCTCATGCAGTGCACAtctaaaattatatttacatgGATGTACTCCATTGATTTCAATGTACTTTGGGATGCTTTCAAAGATCTCTACCTCCGTGATGATGGCCCTGTGCTGCCTGAGCCTGCAGTATTCCTCCTCAAGCCCAACATTGTGAAGCAGCGACAGTGACAACGGCTTTCCATCGCGGCACAGGATGGCCTGGCACTTGCCCACATTAGCAGCTGTGAGTGTGAAGCAGCCAGCGGGGTCGGTGGGGTCGTGGCGAATGTGACACAGAGCAGCTGAACCGCCCAGTTTCTGCCCTGCAGTTCCCAGTTTCCTGTGGTGGCACAAGAAGAGGGGACAGAGtgattatttaaaatgtgtagtCTCCATCAATAAATTGAGCAGATTCTAGTTTGTGCTAAAAAATTTGTAACATATTAAGGACGATTTGTAACAAAAGAGGACGACTGATTAAAATTCCCATGGAGCCTGTAATGTACCTTTGCATGACGAGGAATGTGTTTGTCATGTAGTCCTCTTCGCTCTTGGTCTTGTGTAGTTCTTCCGCCAACACATCATTCATTGTGCACTGCAAAAGATAGGGCACTTCCACATTCCTGTCCCCATCGAACACACCGTACAGAGCCTCACGACTCCCGCAGAAACTGTTTACTGACAGAGCCGCAACACACAGtctggaaagaaaacaaaaggccATCACTGAGGCATGTCCATGAGCGAAGAATGAGGGCTTCAAAGACATAATAACTGCTCTGTTCACATATTGTTCATACTGCTCCACACACTGAACCATGAAGACAATGCCTTCTGTGATTCATTGGACTGTACAGCACAACCTCCGCCATTAAAGAAGACCAGCCTCTTGAATATCACTTACACATAAGaaaatgtggaaacaacatgtGCAACTGTTTGAATCTCTTCTTTAGATTGAAGTATTAAATTGGCAGCGTAGCCCCATACAGATATGTTGTGGCACGAGCGTATACATGATTCATGTTTTCAATAAGCACAGCTTCAATATTTCCTTCATTAGAGTCATCTGGCTTTAACAATGTGCATTCTCAGGAGGTTTGGATTACTGAGGCTTCACCGGACTGAGTGAGAtggtggttgttttttttcatcattgaTTGAAGTGAACTCACTTGTTCTTGACACCCGAGGCCTCTGTGTAACCATGACTCCACACAGCGGGCCCACCAGACGCCTCATTTGAAAAGGCTGGAGGCGGATCAATACGGAAGCAGCGAATattactgaaaaacaaaacatgaaatggATGAAATTCACTGTCTCATGTAAagacataaaaatacacaagCTACAGTACTAACAGTATTCTATTCAGGTCATTTACTTAAAGTGGTTTCTATCATACAATGTTAGATTCTATTTGATAAAAGTAattggggggaggggggcggACCATTACAACGGcagtttttaactttttattaacagaaacaacaaaaaacagtattaaaaagcaaatttaaacacactggcagaaaagaataaaatactCCATGTGCAAAATGTAGGTTACAGTCACATTGCCAGATGTAGAATTGCACtgtaacaaaagcaaaacaaccCACAGAGAAATAATGACATACTTGAGCTGCTCGAGGGTCTTGTGGTCCAGACTGAGACGAGGGTTTCCAGTCAGGTCCAGCTCCTGAAGCTTGGGAGGCAGATTCTCTGGTAGAGTGATCTCATTGAGCTCATTACAGCTCAGATCCACACACTGGCAACAGAGGTAAAATACATGAATACTAACAAACATGCACATCCAGTACAGTTGCACAGAGGTGTGCTGTGACTACCGGTCTTACTTTCATCTCCATCAGCTGCAAGACCTCGGGAAAGACCTCAATGGAGTTGGAGTGAGCAATGAGTGTGTGCATTCGCCGGCAATTCATGATGGTGGTGGGCACGGTCTTCAGCATGTTCCCGCTAAGGTCCACCTCCTCAAGCTCCTCCAACTTGGCCATTTTACTGAATAATGAGGGGACAGTTTTGGGTGAGTTGAGTacataaaatgatgatgatcaaTTAGTCTAACTACAGAAAATTAACCAGTTAATTGCTTTACTATTATCATATTATTACCGAGCTATAATGTAAAGTGCTGTTCATCAATCAAGGAGACTTTTTTTGACTTGGGCTCTTGGAAATTGTGTTgaactattttctgacattttgtccaGTAATGGTTGGGCTTTAGTCTAAATGATTAACagactaataaataataagatgaatcgataatgaaaataaccattAGATCCAGccataatataaaatgtaaaatacaggTGAGTGAGTACTGAGAAAAGTACATAATAGTCAGAGGGAATGTGAGATCTTTACCTGGCTGGGAAGGTCTGAAGATGGTTGTAGGCCATGTGCAGAACACGAAGGTGTGTGTGGCCCGTTAGCATTGGTACACACTTATCTGTCAGCCGGTTATTAGTCAGGTAGAGTTCCTGCAGGATGCTGTGGCTCTCCTCTGATAGGCTGGATGGCGGCAGGTGCTCCAGTT
Proteins encoded:
- the mep1bb gene encoding meprin A subunit beta, which encodes MAGRKPTDVLVLNIVCLLSATSLCLPTSKVLDYDVDGGRDLDIFEINEEAGLNLVEGDIVLGVSQTRNSIIGDGYRWPKTIPYYMEDDLEINAKGVILKAFEQYRLKSCIDFVPWSGEANYISIFKGGGCFSSVGNQRVGKQVLSIGTNCDRIATIEHEFLHALGFWHEQSRADRNDYVNIMWDRISEGKEHNFNTYNDTTSSSLGVPYDYGSMMHYSKNAFRNGTEPTIVTKIPAFSDVIGQRMEFSDSDLLKLHRLYNCTQGSTFLDSCDFERENICGMIQGEKINNTRDWERVAEAAGGPRTDYSNMGKCTGSGYFMHFNTSAANTGDTALLESRLLYPKRGYQCLQFFYYNSAGPRDTLRIHVREYDKANPNGKLRLIKIIDGSPQELWQLHHVSLDVKTKFRVVFQGTKEGSGPSTGGLSLDDINLSETSCPEFIWRVKNFSHVMENTPTNTAIFSPPFTSKEGYTFQMELYPSGKAGYPGELSAYAHLVAREGDTGQKWPCPWKQITMMLMDQHPHIQKQMSNQRSVTTDPNMKATDSDMYFWDDPRKVGIEVTDTDGSKYFRGPGAGTPTYLTHLRAKSRDFIKGGDAIFLLTMEDVSNLTVTQPLPSSTPSTTTPRPVTTASSDVCLKVQCLNDGVCVENNGKGVCRCVVGDDWWYYGDRCQHKGSIMDKTTLALASSLSVLAVMLVVTAVSLICVKKKYKKRGNDSSVFMANMSANEKL